The Candidatus Komeilibacteria bacterium CG_4_10_14_0_2_um_filter_37_10 genomic sequence GTCGGTCTGTACAGAACATATTTATAATGAAGAGTCTTTCGGTGAAAATTTTTTCCGAGAACCAGATCCTATAAACCGTGGTCCAGAGGATAAAGGAGTTAATTACCGAGCCTTTGCTTTTGGTAAAATATTTCAGAGTTTTCGAACCGGTAAACCCAGTTGTACCGAATATGCTATGAAGGGAGAATCCCCAGCACGAGGTTGTGTAATTAGTGATGATTATACAGCATACTTTGCTTGTTCCGGTGGTACTGAAGAGCAAGATGTAGTTATTGCCAATGTTGGTAAAGAACTTTACGAACATTGTCAAACGCAAAAGAAATAATTCTGTGTTTTGCCCGCTGGAAATAAATCTGAGCGGGCTTTTAATTACTTAATAAATACTGTGCGATAATTACTCACAATTCTGCAAGATGAGGGAGTTATTATTAAACACTTCAATAAATTAATTAGTCTAGTTAGGTAGACGGCAATAAGTGTTTATTATTGTTTGCTTTTTTAGAGATTTTGTGAAATAGTATAAATATTATCCATAAAGTAGATTAATATGATTAATGATAATTCATTTTTAGATCAACAAAAAACGGAGAACAAAGTGGAAATAAAAAGAACAAAAGAAGAAGCTCAGCAAGAATTGATGGAAAAATTCGGGCTGAAACAAACTTGGGACTTTCAATTAGCCTTACAACAAGGAAAAATTGAATTGGCTGGACAGTGGTTAAAGCACATTGTTGAAAATAAAGAAAATTTCCCGCAATATGAAGCCACTTGGGATTCTTGGCTTAGCGATCGTCAAAGAGACCTGGAATTGTATCAACAATTGAAGAACGATGGTACTTTGGCAAAGATGGAGCATCGTCCTTTACGTGTTACATTTGAGGAACTACAGGATAAATTTGGTTTTGTTGACACTAAAGGTTTCCGAAATGCCCTGGAACTAGGTAAGATTTCTCAAGCTGAAGAGTGGTTGAATTACGTGATCGAGAATAAAATACACTTTCCCCACTATTTACCCAATTGGGATCGTTGGCTCGGCGACCGCCAACAAGAATTAAAGGATGCTAAAAAATAATCCAAACAAATTGCAAAAAGCCCCACTTAATTAGTAGGGCTTTTAGTATATGTTTGACAAACTAGATAATAGTCGTAAGATAATGACTTATCTCGGTACCTTTAAAATACATTTGATCACAAATTCCTTAAAGGAGGAAATATTATGTACAGGTTAATAATGCTCGTAATCTTGTTTGCATCGGCTTCATTTTCTACACCAGAGGTGAAGTTGGATCCTCATTCAATTTTCCCGGGGCAGACTCTCACACTTACATTTGCGGATGGTTATTCTTATCAGTGCCTTGTAAAAGAACAAGATAATGAAGAAATAATAGCCAAGATGATTTTGGCTATAGAATTTCTACATGGTAAAATTGTAAAAATTACACCATTGAAAGAGCCACCACCACCACCAGTAAACGAGATAGTGATTTTGTTTATACTTATAATTTTTACATTACTTGTATTATCAAACATGTAACTATCTCCTCAATTAACCCTGAAGCGCTGCCTAAATTTATAGGATCGTTGGCTCGGCGACCGCCAACAAGAACTGGCGAGTGCTAAAAAATAATCTCAACAAATTGCAAAAAGCCCCACTTAATTAGTAGGGCTTTTAATATATGCTTGACAAAATAGCCCCTTTGCGATATATTAGCCCATTAACATTAACGAACTTTAAACAAACAAGGAGATAAAGTGAAGAGAAATAATAAATGTCAAAATCTAAAATGCGATCAAGGCAATATTGATTTTAAGCATCCCGTTCCTATTGAACAAGGAATTCGTGGTTATCGAAATAATTATCCCTGTGATAAATGTGGCTGCCTGCACGTTGAAAATGGCGAGTTATCCTTATTCGGTATTGTTACACCAACAAAATTGGGTTTCTTAAAAAAAAGGCAGGGTCGTCTACAAACTCGAAAGAAAATCCAAAAAGAGCAAGTGAAATTTTAAAAGGAGTTATATAAGTAACTTCTTTTTTTATGTACAATCTAGTGATTTTGTAATTTGTTTCTATTCGTGTAACATTGCATTTTTTAGAATCTTTTATCTCTATCTAACCAGTTCATTCTCTGGCACCATCGAACCCCCATTATTACCATCTTCTCGATACTTATTGTTTTTAAACTAGGATGATGCTTAACATCATTATTTTAAATAAGTAGCTTATAATTTAATTAATATTTAATAAAGAGACAATAGAAATAGTTTTATTTTAAAATATTAATTTAAACATTCTCCAAAAAGTGGAGTTAGAAGATGTATTAATATCAGTTTTTTCTTAGAACCAATTCATCGTCTTGACATAGTAGCCATTCGGTGATAACGTGTCTCTAATATTAGATACGGTGTAAATTAATAAATTCAAATTAATAAAAGAGGTGAGCGATGAAACCAATATTGCTTCTAACGGAGAAACAGGTTCCTGTTGGTATAAAAGTAGTAGTATATCTCGAAGGAGAGGAAGAACCAAAGATGGGTGATGATGGTAAGCTGATGATATTCAGAGTGCTCTGGGGTGGGATACCAGTAGAAAAGAGATTTTATCCAGAGGAGTTGATAAGAATGATACCAGTCCGCCACGAATCAGTAGACGGGAAAAAGGAAAATACCGTTAATTGTATGCAACTGATGAGTGTGGCCAACTTTAAGCCGCAAATACGGTTCGCTCCCACGCAAACTTTTACTCTTACCGATGTACCAGCCAATACTACTTTCCTGGTTTTCGTTGATGGTGACATTTTGCAATATCCTGGTGGTCAAAGTTCAGTTAAGATTAGAACTGACGAACAACGACATATGCTTTCGGATGACCGTGGGTATGAATATAAATATTTTGGAAAAGAATACCCTATTCCTCCTAACGCTATACTTGTTCCAACCTGTAATGTTGGTGAACATATTGCTAAGTAAAAAATTGTTCGCTAGTAATTGATACCTGACCATAAATAGGTCCTAAAAAGTAAATCCACGATTTTAAAAGTTGTGGATTTTTTTTAATTAACTCAAAATTATTTATCGTGAAAAAAATACAGCACCGAAGGCATAGTTTGTTACTTTTCCCAATAATAAGTATAATATTGACATGCTCACCAGAAAAAAATATTTATTACTGACCTTTTTATTGGTATTTACCATGGGGTCGTTTTTTTATTCACCAAGTTCAGCTTTAGCGGAAAAATACAAGCAAACAGTGACGATTGATAACCGCCAGGTAAATATTAACATTCCGGATAATGTCACTGACGACAGCTCACTTCTGATTTACTTTCAGGGTAAGGTAACGGGTGGTGCCAATGGTAATAGTAGTTTTGTTGATAGTGTCAGTGTGGCAACGGCGGAAGTTAATGAATTAAGATCGGCTGGTTATTCAATTGTTTTAATGGTACCGAGCGGAGAATATGGAACAGAAAATGGTTGTTGGTCGCAATTAACAACTAGCTGGTTAACCAAAGCCGTGAATCGTGTTAAACAGGAAGCTGGCAAAAATTTAAGTAAAATTATTTTAGTCGGACATGATTGTGGCTACAATGCTATTAACAAGAATAGTTCTTTTCCTGGCGTTTACAAAATTGTGTTACTGGATGGTATGTATTCATCTTTTATCAATAGCGCACAGAATAAAAATATTATTTTTGCCGCTATTAGCACCAATCATGATGGCGTGCGAGCAAATACCGAGGCGTTTTACAGCTCCTTTTTTACTGTTACGCCAATCAGTTGGAATAATATGCAGTATGTCACCGCCGATAAAAGAGTGGCGCTGTATACCAAACCCAGCGTCAGTGAACACATGAGTATCCGTGGTGGTTTAAGTGATCTTTATAAGATCAAAACCGATAGTGTAAAAACAGATACCAAAAAAAAGGAACCAACTAAGGATGAATTGGAGAGCACTACCAGTAAAACTAATCCATTATTAAGTGTGCAAATTCCTGGATTGGGTGTTTTTTCACCAATCAAATGTGAAGTGACTGGTGGTAAGGAAGGATATTGTAACATTCCTTGGCTGGGCGAGTATATCAGCGCTCTCTATAACTATGGTGTCAAGGTGGTGGCAGTACTTGCTGTAGTGATGATCATGGTTGGTGGTTGGCGTTGGATTTTTGCCGGTGGCAATGCTGCCCGTATTGGCGCCGCCAAAAAAGTTATTGCCAGCGCGATCATTGGTTTAATTTTGATGTTGACCTCCTATATGTTGTTGACTGTAATCAACCCTAGTTTACTATCTATGGACTCCATTAGCTTAACTAAAAAGTTTTATACTAAGGAAGAGATTGAGGCGGTTTTGAAAGATACATACGCTTTGAGTACAGTCGACTTGGAAGAAGCCACTAATCCACCCCCAGACGGAACAAATGTTAAATCTTTAGGCTCAGGAGTTTCGGTACAGGTGAGTAGTATTGGTAAGGATGGCGTTCCTTTATTAAGGCAGTGTAAAGATCCAAAAAATCATGACATTGACTATACCGGCAAGGGTTGCCAAACTAAATCCAATATTTGTTCCTCGGGTTGCGGTGTAACTTCCCTCACAATGGTTTTATTGTATTATCAAAAACCAGTAACTTTACAGCAAATGGCGCAAAAAATGATTAATAATGGAGGGCGAGGCTGTGATGGCGGAACGTCACAACTTTCAATAGGTCAAGTAGCAAAAGAATATGGCTTAAGAGTTCAAGAGTGTAATAATTATGACAATTGCGCTGAATTAGCCAAAACCAATCCCGTAGTTATTAGCGTACATAATAATCCGTTGTGTAAAAATGACAATACTTGTTACAAATCGCGTAAATGCCCTTTCACCGGTAATGGACATTTTATAGTCATTACCAAGAACCATGATGGAATACTTAATATTAATGATCCTGCTGGTAAGGGTGGTACAAGTATTTCTCTGAGTGATTTAAAAAAATCGTGCACTTTTGGTAGTGGCGGAAAAGCAATAGGGAGATAGAGTGCTGATATTTATTGTTTTAGTAGTTTACTTACTGCCGCACTGATAGTAGCGTCATTGAAGTGTTCGGTTAGCTGAGCCAGCCAGTTTTTATCGGTGATTTTAATGTTAGGATCAACGCCGCGGCCTTCAATCGGCTGATTGTCATCACGCAGAGTAATGCTATGGACGAGAAACATTTTATAGGTTTCTTTAGGATCAATTTGATTAGTGAGTTCAAAAACAGCTTCAATGGTTCCCCAACCGCGAGTATTAGTACCGACAACAACACCGATATTATACTTTTTCAAAACAGCCGTCATCATTTCCGCCGAGGATTGGCTTTTGTCATCTTGCAAGATTACTACTTTTTTGTAACGTACCAATGATGGTAGCCAACCGGTTTTGGTTTTGTAGGGTTCATATTTTCCTTGATGATAAAATTCATAGGCATATTGATTTTCACCAATGAACGGTCCAAGTAAATATGGTAATAAGTCAATGGAACCACCAACATTACCCCGGAGATCGAGAATTAGCGTATTTAAAGATTTAAATTGGTCAAAATGAGTGGTAACCTGCTGCAACTCAGTGTAGGTTGAAGGAGAGATTTTTTTGAACCATAGATGCAAAATATTATTACTAATCTTCTCGGCTATTACCGTTGATTCTATGCCGTATTGGTTGTAATTATCCCGTGACGATTCCAGCGATAGGGTTTCTTTAGCCCGAGTTACTTTAGCTAGTTGTTCCTGGGCTTTGTTCTTTTCTTCTTCATTGGTAGCATTTTTTATTAAGTTATTAACAGCGACTTCTTTCATTTGCGCTGCTTTGGTTATTTCTTCAGTATTAGCACCTTTCTTGACACCAATTTCATCATAAAGATTGGTTCCTGGATCAATGTTTTTTACATTGTTCCAAAGCTCTGTTTCCTTTTGTACGGTAAATAGTCCACTACGGCCAGCCGGTTGCAAATTGTACAGTACGATGGTGGCTAGATTAACAGCATATTCTTTTTTGTCTTTCTCTTCGGGAATTTCCCCAAGTGCTGTGGTTAGTAATGAACGCAAAGCTTTTTCATCTTGACCAATAGTAACAGTAACTGGGTGTTTTAGTTTTTCTGTACCTAGTTGATAAAGTTTAAACAAATCTTCATCTTTGATAACTTCCCAATAGTTGGTTTTTATTTTTTGGAATATCTCTACCAAGAATTCTGTATAGATATCTTTGTTGTCGGTAATAGTCGTTTTTGGCTTTTGTTCTTGAGTAAATTGAAAATAGCGCCAAGAGGCAAAACTAATACAAAGAATGGCGATTATTAAAATAATAAAAAGAGACAAGATTTTTTTATCTGTCCACAGTTTTGACCAGTGAATTTTTTTGAGCCAGGAGAATGATATTTTGAATTTCATATTTAGAATTATAGCAGTTTATGGAAAAATAATAAATGACAAGAACTTAATGATTTGCTATATTATCATTATCGTTTAATATTTTTTGCCAGCAATGAATAAGCAAATAAAACATTTTTCTTGGAAAAATATAGTTGATCGTCAGCAAATAGCTCATTTATTACAACAAGGGAAAATAGGCGTCATGCCAACTGATACTATCTATGGTCTGTTGGGTAGCGCTGAGCAACCGCGAGCGGTCAGTAAAATATATCGAGTGCGCCGGCGTCCCCATAACAAACCAATGATTATTTTAATCAACAGTTGGCAACAGATCAAAGATTTGGGAGTTACTATCACGCCGGCGCAAAAGAGACTAATGGTGCAGCACTGGCCAGGAGCTATTAGTTTCATCGTACCATGTCCGGTGCCGAGTCGTAAGTATTTGCACCGTGGCCAGAAAACTATTTCATTACGTTGGCCAGCCAATTTGTTACTACAAAGAATTTTACGCATTACGGGCCCGCTAGTGGCCCCCAGCGCCAATTTAGCCGGTTTATTACCAGCACTGGATATCAAGCAAGCTGAGAGATATTTTGGTCGGCAGATAGACTTCTATTGTTCACGCGGTGTTATTCAACACAAAATATCAACAGTTGTTGATTTAACAGTTAAGCCTTATAAAATAATTAGACCAGGAGTCGTAAAAAAGCTATGAAAGAAAGAATAATCGCTGCTGATATTTTTAAAGCCGGTGCCATAATTTTGATGGTATTGGACCATTTAGTATTGATCACTTTTCAAAGCAACAGCATTTGGTTGGCCATTTTTTTTGCCTATATACCCTTTGTGCAATTTGCTTTTTTGTTTATCTCCGGTTATTTATTGGCCTATAATTTTAAATTTCAGCAACCGGTTAAATATATCAAGAGGGTGTTATTATTAATTGTTTTATTTATTATCACTACTTATGCTAGTAACGAAACACTCTCTAGTTCCGGTGTTATCTTATTAGCTTTTGCTATCATGACGGCAATTAGCTGGATTTTTTTAGAAAAAAAATGGCAGTTGGGTGCTATTATTTTGTGTTTATTACTATTCTTTAGTAATTTTCTCTTGCAATGGCCGTTTTTTGCTCAGCAAAAAATTATTACTGATTGGTTATTGAATTACAGTTATCCGATCAATTCCTTTGGTGTTTATTTTCTCTTAGGTATTATTTATTATTGGTACCAAGCCAGCTGGAGTCATTACTCTAATATATTCATTATCAAAGTATTTACCTGGTTTATTTTATTATTTTATCCAGTAATTTTTTATCAAGGTATTGCGATTAATCAATATGATAAGTATCTACACTTACCGTTACTTATTATCGCAACTGCCATAGCTGGTTTATATTTATTTCGTTTAGCGGGACAGATTCAGTTAAATGATTGGTGGCAAAGTCTACTAGCTCGTATTAGTCAGGTGATGTTGGCTTTATACGTCGGTCATTATATTTTTATTTTTGGCCTATTACCAAAACTAAATTTGCCAGCTTTTTTCAGTTGGTTACTGACCTTGCTGTGGATAGCTGGTATTGTTATTTTCTGGCCGCGAATCAGAAGCTATTTTTTGCGACCAGCTAAAAATAAATCTTCTTGCGTGTGATGAGGAAGATGAGAGATACTATTCAGATAGTTGATTTTGACATATCCGCTTTTATCAATCGTTAGTTTCGTGATTGATGATTGATAAATTTCCATGGATAAAAAACCGATAATATCACTGTTAATAATGCTAGTGATAATGGTACGAATAATATTACCATGGCAGAAGATGGCAATTTTCTTATTTTTATTATGCTCAAATATATCAGCCAGTACTCGTCGCGTCTTATCTTGGTACTGATCTAAACGGCGATCCATTTTTTTGTAACTAGGAAATTTTTTTTCTCTCGTTTTCTCGGTCATGTGAAAATATTTTACTTTATGCCAATCATGCCAATCTATTTCATTTAAGCGCGGATCAACGATAATTCTTTTTTTTAAATAACGAGCTAGGGGTTGAGCCGTTTCTAGTGCTCGTTGATATTCGCTGGCATAGAGGCAATCAATATGAGAAGTTTTTAGTTTTTTTAGAAGGTACTTAAGTTGCTGGCGACCCTCAGCCGAGAGAGGCATTTCTGGATTACCGGCAGTAGGTAGGAAGTGACGATCGGGTTCACAGTGTCTGATCAGATAGATTTGTGTATATGGTTTATACCAGTCTGGTTCAATCTTCTCATAAGGGGTGGGGGGAGTAATTTTGCGGTTTTTTTTGAGCATAGATAAAAGTTTAGTATTAACATGAGATCTGTAACTAATTATAACACTTATCTAATTTTTTTTCTTTTTGTTATAATGTAGTCATGAATAAAGCCCGCACCAGTAAAAAATTTAGTTTATCCTATTTAGGATATTGCTTAGCTAAGTTAATAGTTAATATTATCAGTCGTTTATTACTGTTTTTGCCTGGTATCAGACGCGTAACATTCATTCGCCAAGGCGGACTTGGTGATTGTTTAATGGCCGCCGCAGTGATTAAGGAATGGCAACAACAACATTTGCAAACACGAATTAAAATAGTTACTAATCACCCGGAGGTTTTTAATCAGCTTGTTCCACTACGAGTGACGGCTAAGTGGTCGTGGTGTGATTGGCCGATGATTCATCTTTTATATGAACACTATGACTGGCACCTGTTTCGTACGGGTAAAAATTTTAGCATTAAACATATCATGGCCAAACAAGTAGGATTGAAAGACTCGGTATTATTATCCAATTTAGCTATTACTGTTACGGATAGTCAATTTGAACAACAGTATATCACGGAAAAAAATTATCTGATTATTCAACCAACAGCCGGGCAGTGGCTGGCAGAGCGTCAGTGGTCATCGGCCCGGTGGAGTGATTTAATCCAGTATTTAGCTAAAGACGGTTGGCTGATTTATCAGGTTGGCAGGAGTAGCGATCCGTTGCTGCCGGGCGTTGTTGATTTGCGAGATATCAGTTGGCCACAACTAAATCAATTATTCGCCCATACTAAATATTTTATCGGTATTAATTCTTTTGCTGAACAGTTAGCTGGAGTTTATCAAATACCGTCACTTGTCATTTATGGGCCCACTAACCCTATTTATTCTTTGAATCAGCAACAAAAAGCAATTTTTGGTAATAATCAATGCGTTGGCTACCACCAGTTGTCACAACTTGATTATCAATTTACTAGCACTGATCTAGTGCGACCAGAATTTGTTTATAGTTGTTTTATTAAATTAACTACCTATACATAAAATATGCAATCACCAGCGGAGAAAAAATTATTACAATTACTTGCGGAGGCAACTAAGAAAATATTGTTAACCGAGCAGCGGCCAGAAATAATAAATTTGGGTGCGGGCCAAAGTTTATTGATAGAAAACTATTTAGATGCTGAGAAAATAGAATTCGTCATGGATCGGCTAGATATTTCCGTGGTACCAGTCAATCATTTTCGGGTACGTAATTATTATCAATGCTCAGTGGAGGAAATGAAAGAGGTGAATACAGAAAGTTATGATTTAGTTTTGGCTAATTTTATTCTTGAACATGTAGCTAGAATTGAAATGGCGGCCCAAGAAATTAGCAGAATATTGAAAACTGGAGGATCGTTTATTGTTTCCGTGCCCAATGCCACAGCGCCGGAATTTTTATTAGCTAAAATGATTCCCTCCAATTTTCATAGCATGATCACCGGCCGTAAATCCTTTCCAACATATTATAGCTATCAGAACATTGATCAGCTGATTAACATTTTTACTGAGCAGGGACTAGTATTGGTAAAAAAATATTATTATTCATCTTTGCAATCGTATCTTGATCGGTGGCCGGTCGGGAAACAACTAGCACGAGTTTATGACTTTATTATTGACGCTCTATCCTATCAAAAATGGCAAGGACAGGTGTGCTTAGAGTTACAAAAGAGATAATATTGACTTTTATTTAGTAATATAGTATAATACTATATTAAATTTTAGAACCTTAACTTTTTATCAATAAATAAACAAAAAACCGCGGAGGTTAAAATGAAGAAAGTACTTGATCTAGTTGTTGAGTTTGTTAAGTGGTTACCTTTAATTTTTGCCGGCATTGGATTTATTCTTTTGCTTTTGGGTCAGCTACCACGCTTGTTTTATCAAGCAATCAAACGCTGTAAAAATAGTGATATTGAAGACGGTGGCGTGTTTGACTTTCGGCTCAATCAATGGCCGGAATTAATCATGTTAATTGTCAGTGGATTTATTTGCGCTATTATTTCCTTCATTTTTTGTGCAATAGTAGCAGCAAAGAAATTAGTTCAAAAATTGATCAACCAAGTGTTTGTTACTCGGTATGGTAGAGAGCAAACTGCTCAAGTTCTGAAGTGTAAACATTGCTTTGATCAACAGCCATACGGTGTTTATTGTAATGAACCCAATAGTTATTGTGAGTTAGTTCACCGAACTCAACCAATGGTTGGCTGTCAAACTAGCTACAGCACTGAGTTGGAGCGAGTTGCGAGAAAAACCTCGTTGGTTTATTACCTCTAGCGGTGTGAATATTTAAAAAAAAGCTTAGCTTAAATGCCGAGCTTTTTTATTATTAATTATACTGCATTAAGGCCCTAGTTTACTAGAAAGTGCAATATGTGTGTGCACATTACCGCAAAGACTTGACAGTAATTAGATTACGTGATATACATAGGACATTAGTTTTTTGACAAGTTAATTCATATTTCTTTCATTTCTTTCATAAATAAGGAGATCAGCAATGAAAAGATTGCTTTCTTTCGTTATCATTGTTTTGACGATGATGTTTTCTTTTGCGCAGACCAGTTCATCGGTCGGTGTAAATCTTAACGTTAATTCACCAGTGTTTCTTGATCCTACGATAATTCGCACGCAAGGACTATCCAATTTCACCTTAATCATTATTGATATTGAATCACAAGCTAATAATGTTACTGTGAACGGCCTTGAGCTATCTATTGCTACCGAATGGCCATGCAACGGCAAACCGACGCTAAGAAATATTAGCATATATGATGGTAGCACGCTTGTTGCCTCGATCGATTCGTTAATAGATGATGATTATTTGTTTGCAATTAACTTACCGCTTGCTTATGGTCAGACAAAAACATTGACCATTAAAGCAGACATTTCTGGTTATGGCACTATTCAACCGCGGATTGGTAAGACAATAACTAATCAAGAAGTAATTAATGGCGGACCAGAAGGATCTTGTTTAAATTTAGTTAACCCAGAATTAACTGAAGTAACAATGGGTAAATCACCAGAATTATTAGTTGATACGATGTTCGTTTTCCCTGGTCAATGGTGGTATGTTTCGCATCATGTTTATACTAAGTTTAGTAATTTCTTACCACGCGTGATCCAAGCAATTGAGTGCAATTTCGGTGCCTCTGTTGATTTGATTGAACAGGACCACTTTGATTGGTGCATCCCTTATGCTGCAGAATTTCCTAGCGGCTACATTTATAGTGACACCGTCAGTAATAAT encodes the following:
- a CDS encoding threonylcarbamoyl-AMP synthase: MNKQIKHFSWKNIVDRQQIAHLLQQGKIGVMPTDTIYGLLGSAEQPRAVSKIYRVRRRPHNKPMIILINSWQQIKDLGVTITPAQKRLMVQHWPGAISFIVPCPVPSRKYLHRGQKTISLRWPANLLLQRILRITGPLVAPSANLAGLLPALDIKQAERYFGRQIDFYCSRGVIQHKISTVVDLTVKPYKIIRPGVVKKL